DNA sequence from the Sediminibacillus dalangtanensis genome:
CCATGGGCAACGATTATTGTGTCTTCCTGACAGGATTGAACGTGAACCAGCGATTTAACAGCAGTATCGAAACGTTTAAGTGATTCATTAGCTGTTTCCGCTCCGAAAACTAAATCGTTTGGACGGTCGAAAAAAGACTTGATTAATGACTGCCACTCATTTTCTGGATAGATTTTCCGATTTGTGTCGCGCTCGTGTTCGTGCAAATCTTTTTTAAATTCGTGTTGCCGATTCAACTCTGTACCGATAATCTTCGCAGTATGAATTGCCTTTGGTTCCTCGCTTGAAAAAATCGTGTGGAAGTTATACTTATCTAATAAGGGAGCTAATTTTGCTGTCTGATCGTTGCCCTCATCCGAAAGCACCCACTTGGAAGATGGAATGGAAGAGGAAATGATCGGCTTTGCGTGTTTAATCAAAAGTAATTGTCCCAATAAAATGGCCCCTATTCCTATTTTAAAGATTAAAAGATTTAAAAAAAAATTGAGTAAACAAGCAATATATTCTTCACCTGGGATGAACAGGAATTGTGCTAAGATGGTACCGAGCAGCCGGGAGAAAATCATTATTAACGATACGCCTTTAAGGTTTAAATAATTGTCTTTTTTATTGATGACATCATCTGCGATGATCGAAATTTTCGGATCGATAAAGATGATAAGCAGAATTGTAGCTAAACCATTAATCAAACCTGAAAATGGATCGGTTTTTGGGGCATTATCAATCAGACTTCCAGTAAACGGCTGCAGCATCATGTTTGCCAGACGGTACACCATGACCTACCATCAGGTTGAACAGGGACAAAGCAGATGCGAGCAGCATGACTCTCGCTCCTGATAACTATTTTAGCTCTTTTCTATCTACTTATTTTAGGAAGCGGTAACAAGTCATTTATTTTTACTCCAACGCTTTGTTAACAAATCTACTATCAAACAGCCGATTGTACCGCCAATCATCATGCTAATCCACCAGCCCCAATCAAAATCATTCTTCCAAATGCCTCCAATTAGGAAGGCGATCGTAAATCCTAACAAGATGCCGATATATAGCGAGTACCATTTCAAAAATTTCAGCCTCCTAATAAAAACATTTGATCCTATTTTAACATAAATTTCCTAGTGATGAGCGTTGCAATTGAGCACAAAAAAACAGAGTGTCCATTTTTAACGTAAATGGGACTCTGTTTTTTAGATCGTTTACCTGTCTTCATGTGTCCAAGTGGTTTCTTCACCAGTAACCGGGCACATCGGAAACGACTCGCCTTCCTTGAAGGTCACTTTTTCGCCGGACTGGCATTGGTACTGCCCGCCTACTGGAACCCCTTGTCCAGTTCGGTATTCGTCATATCGTTTTTCCATTTGGATACCTCCTGTACCGCTAGTTTTTCCTGATCGATTAGTTCTTACTCTCCTGTTCCGATTCTCATAAGTAAAGAGAAATAGGAAAGAATAATAAAGCTTAACATTCAACTGGTCAGGGAGGGTTTTCTCAGTGAAGAAAAAGAATATTTGGCGGAATCCTGTGTTTTCCGTATCTGCTGTCATCATATTTGCTTTGGTCATTTTAGGCGCTCTGTTGCCAAAAGGATTTGGAGCTGTTGCAAATCGACTGTTCGATTTTACTGCGATTAATTTTGGCTGGTTGTATTTATTTGGCGTATTTATTTTGATCGTCTTTTTAGTTGGGTTGGCAGTCAGCAAATTTGGTGCTATCCGTTTAGGTAAGGATGGGGAAAAACCTGAATTCCCGTTCTTTACATGGGTAGGAATGCTATTCTCGGCAGGATTCGGGGTAGGACTCGTGTTTTGGGGCGTTGCTGAACCGATGAG
Encoded proteins:
- a CDS encoding lipid II flippase family protein — translated: MVYRLANMMLQPFTGSLIDNAPKTDPFSGLINGLATILLIIFIDPKISIIADDVINKKDNYLNLKGVSLIMIFSRLLGTILAQFLFIPGEEYIACLLNFFLNLLIFKIGIGAILLGQLLLIKHAKPIISSSIPSSKWVLSDEGNDQTAKLAPLLDKYNFHTIFSSEEPKAIHTAKIIGTELNRQHEFKKDLHEHERDTNRKIYPENEWQSLIKSFFDRPNDLVFGAETANESLKRFDTAVKSLVHVQSCQEDTIIVAHGTVISLFVAKYNHVNAFTLWQKLGMPSYVELDLKNFQLQNVVNME